ACTAAAATGTATTTAATTAAAGATGAAGGTGGGCAAGTGCAACTAGCACATTCTATTTCAGCAGGACTTGATTATCCTGGTATTGGGCCTGAACATTCTTATTACCACGATATTGGTAGAGTAACTTTTGAAAATGCAAGTGACAAACAAGCGATGGATGCTTTAATTAATTTCACTAAAAATGAAGGGATTATTCCAGCAATTGAAAGTGCACACGCACTGAGTTATGTAGAAAGACTAGCACCAACTATGTCGAAAGAAGATATTATTGTTGTTACCATCTCAGGTCGTGGAGATAAAGATATGGAGACGATTAGACAATATATGACAGAGCGAGGTGTTGAAAATGACTAAATTATTTATACCTTATATTATGGGGGATAAAGATTTTATTGAAAATGCAAAAATATTAAGCGAAAATGGTGCCGATATTATTGAAATAGGTGTGCCATTCTCAGATCCCGTTGCTGATGGTCCAGTTATCATGGAAGCAGGACAACAAGCGATTAAACAAGGCATCACGATAGATTATATTTTCAATCAATTAGAAAAACATGGTAATCAAATTAAGTGTCAGTATGTATTAATGACGTATTATAATATTATTTGTCATTATGGAGAGCAAGCATTTTTTGAAAGATGTCGAGATACAGGAGTTTATGGTTTAATCATTCCAGATTTACCATACGAATTATCACAGCGTTTAAAACAACAATTTAGTCACTATGATGTCAAAATCATATCGTTAGTTGCTATGACTACAGATGACGAACGTATAAAAGATATCGTATCTCATGCGGAAGGATTTATTTATACTGTGACGATGAATGCGACGACAGGACAAAACGGTGCCTTTCATCCAGAATTAAAACGAAAAATCGAATCAATTAAAGCGATAGCCAATGTGCCAGTAGTCGCAGGATTTGGTATAAGAACACCACAACATGTTGCAGATATAAAAGAGGTTGCAGATGGTATCGTTATTGGTAGTGAAATCGTTAAGCGATTTAAAGCTAACACGCGTGAAGAAATCATTGAATATTTACAATCTATCAAACACGCCTTGAACAATTAAGATTCATTAATTTAATATAAAATAGCTTAATGCTGTTTAAAAGTCATATAAAACGGTAAATTATAAAACTGAATAGCAACTTTTCAAAAGTAATATGGGCAAATCCAAACGTTCATATTACTTTTTTTGGAACTGTATGCAAAAATCTAAATTTAACCATAAAAGTATACACAATTAATGCGTTTATGTTTTAGTTTTAACATTAACTATTGTATACTTATTTAGATTAGATTTATTATTTTTGACATTTGCAGAGGGCGAAAGATAAAATGCTGCGAATAAGGAAATGAAATTAACGAGAGACAAATAGGAGTAATGATAATGAAGTTTACAAATTTAACAGCTAAAGAGTTTGGTGCCTTTACGGATAGCATGCCATACAGTCATTTCACGCAAACTGTTGGCCACTATGAGTTAAAGCTTGCTGAAGGTTATGAAACACATTTAGTGGGAATAAAAAACAATAATAACGAGGTCATTGCAGCTTGCTTACTTACTGCTGTACCTGTTATGAAAATGTTTAAGTATTTTTATTCAAATCGCGGACCAGTGATTGATTATGAGAATCAAGAACTTGTACACTTTTTCTTTAATGAATTATCAAAATATGTTAAAAAACATCGTTGTCTATACTTACATATCGATCCATATTTACCATATCAATACTTGAATCATGATGGTGAGATTACAGGTAATGCTGGTAATGATTGGTTCTACGATAAAATGAGTAACTTAGGATTTGAACATACTGGATTCCATAAAGGTTTTGATCCTGTGCTACAAATTCGTTATCACTCAGTGTTAGATTTAAAAGATAAATCAGCTGACGACATCATTAAAAATATGGATGGACTTAGAAAAAGAAACACGAAAAAAGTTAAAAAGAATGGTGTTAAAGTAAGATTTTTATCTGAAGAAGAACTACCAATTTTTAGATCATTTATGGAAGATACGTCAGAATCAAAAGCTTTTGCTGATCGTGATGACAAATTTTACTACAATCGCTTAAAATACTACAAAGACCGTGTGTTAGTACCTTTAGCGTATATCAATTTTGATGAATATATTAAAGAACTAAACGAAGAGCGTGATATTTTAAATAAAGATTTAAATAAAGCGTTAAAGGATATTGAAAAACGTCCTGAAAATAAAAAAGCACACAACAAGCGAGATAACTTACAACAACAACTTGATGCTAATGAGCAAAAGATTGAAGAAGGCAAGCGTCTAAAAGAAGAACATGGTAATGAATTACCTATCTCTGCTGGTTTCTTCTTTATCAATCCATTTGAAGTTGTTTATTATGCTGGTGGTACATCAAATGCTTTCCGACATTTTGCCGGAAGTTATGCAGTGCAATGGGAAATGATTAATTATGCTTTAAATCATGGTATTGACCGTTATAATTTCTATGGTGTTAGTGGTAAATTTACAGAAGATGCTGAAGATGCTGGTGTAGTTAAATTTAAAAAAGGTTACAATGCTGAAATTATTGAATATGTTGGTGACTTTATTAAACCAATTAATAAACCTGTATATGCAGCATATACTGCACTTAAAAAAGTTAAAGATAGAATTTTTTAGGAAAGGAATTATTAAAACATGAAATTTACAGAGTTAACTGTTACTGAGTATGACAACTTTGTACAAAATCCATCGTTGGAAAGTCATTATTTCCAAGTAAAAGAAAATATTGTTACCCGTGAAAATGATGGCTTTGAAGTTGTTTTGTTAGGTATTAAAGACGACAATAACAAAGTAATTGCAGCAAGCCTTTTCTCTAAAATTCCAACAATGGGAAGCTATGTTTATTATTCTAATCGTGGTCCAGTGATGGATTTTTCAGACTTAGGATTGGTTGATTATTATCTTAAGGAATTAGACAAATACTTACAACAACATCAATGTTTATATGTTAAATTAGATCCATATTGGTTATATCATCTATATGATAAAGATATCGTGCCATTTGAAGGTCGCGAGAAAAATGATGCCTTAGTTAACTTGTTTAAATCGCATGGTTACGAGCATCATGGCTTTACAACCGAATATGATACGTCAAGCCAAGTAAGATGGATGGGTGTATTAAACCTTGAAGGTAAAACACCTGAAACATTGAAAAAGACATTTGATAGTCAACGTAAACGTAATATTAATAAAGCGATAAATTATGGTGTTAAAGTAAGATTCCTTGAGCGTGATGAATTCAAGCTTTTCCTAGATTTATATCGTGAAACTGAAGAACGTGCTGGCTTTGTATCAAAAACAGATGATTATTTTTATAACTTTATTGACACATATGGAGATAAAGTATTAGTACCATTAGCGTATATTGACCTTGATGAATATGTGTTGAAGTTACAACATGAATTGAATGACAAAGAAAATCGTCGTGATCAAATGATGGCGAAAGAAAACAAATCAGATAAACAAATGAAGAAAATTGCAGAATTAGATAAGCAAATTGATCATGATCAGCATGAGTTATTGAATGCGAGTGAATTGAGCAAAACGGACGGTCCAATTCTAAATCTTGCTTCTGGCGTTTATTTTGCAAATGCATATGAAGTGAATTATTTCTCTGGAGGTTCATCAGAAAAATATAATCAATTTATGGGACCATACATGATGCATTGGTTTATGATTAATTATTGCTTCGATAATGGTTATGATCGTTATAATTTCTATGGTTTATCAGGTGATTTCACAGAAAACAGTGAAGATTATGGCGTATACCGCTTTAAACGTGGATTTAATGTACAAATCGAAGAATTAATAGGGGATTTCTACAAACCAATTCATAAAGTGAAATATTGGTTGTTCACAACATTGGATAAATTACGTAAAAAATTAAAGAAATAGATATAAATGATGTTAGGGCTTATAGTTATTGATACTATAGGCTCTTTTTTATATGTTTTTTAGCGAAATTAAAGAAAAATTACGATAAGTTTATATGCGTTGTGCAACATATATGGACGCAATTCACTTAATAAGTATTAATTGTGATTGTATAATTAAACATATCATGGTTTGATACTTCAATTATTATTTGATGTTATTCCAATGAATTTACATTAACAAATTGATTAGCAATTACAAATTCTAAACTCGCGTACAAAAAAGTAAATAATTTCATTGATGATTAAAGCTATATAGCAAACATGGTCATAAACAAACGATAAATTCTTGTTTGGAAATTAGTAAAATAAACGTTTGAAGACAATACTAATATATGAGTGAATTGAAGAGAAACTCGAAGTTGTATAAGTCCCCTTATGGAATTTCATATTTTAGTTTACATAATATATATTATAGGAAGTTATATATCTAATGCAAAAGGTGCCCTACATTATCATTTACTTACATATGCTATAATCATATTATTCTAATGTTTGGAGTGA
This is a stretch of genomic DNA from Staphylococcus roterodami. It encodes these proteins:
- the femA gene encoding glycine glycyltransferase FemA; translated protein: MKFTNLTAKEFGAFTDSMPYSHFTQTVGHYELKLAEGYETHLVGIKNNNNEVIAACLLTAVPVMKMFKYFYSNRGPVIDYENQELVHFFFNELSKYVKKHRCLYLHIDPYLPYQYLNHDGEITGNAGNDWFYDKMSNLGFEHTGFHKGFDPVLQIRYHSVLDLKDKSADDIIKNMDGLRKRNTKKVKKNGVKVRFLSEEELPIFRSFMEDTSESKAFADRDDKFYYNRLKYYKDRVLVPLAYINFDEYIKELNEERDILNKDLNKALKDIEKRPENKKAHNKRDNLQQQLDANEQKIEEGKRLKEEHGNELPISAGFFFINPFEVVYYAGGTSNAFRHFAGSYAVQWEMINYALNHGIDRYNFYGVSGKFTEDAEDAGVVKFKKGYNAEIIEYVGDFIKPINKPVYAAYTALKKVKDRIF
- the femB gene encoding glycine glycyltransferase FemB, translating into MKFTELTVTEYDNFVQNPSLESHYFQVKENIVTRENDGFEVVLLGIKDDNNKVIAASLFSKIPTMGSYVYYSNRGPVMDFSDLGLVDYYLKELDKYLQQHQCLYVKLDPYWLYHLYDKDIVPFEGREKNDALVNLFKSHGYEHHGFTTEYDTSSQVRWMGVLNLEGKTPETLKKTFDSQRKRNINKAINYGVKVRFLERDEFKLFLDLYRETEERAGFVSKTDDYFYNFIDTYGDKVLVPLAYIDLDEYVLKLQHELNDKENRRDQMMAKENKSDKQMKKIAELDKQIDHDQHELLNASELSKTDGPILNLASGVYFANAYEVNYFSGGSSEKYNQFMGPYMMHWFMINYCFDNGYDRYNFYGLSGDFTENSEDYGVYRFKRGFNVQIEELIGDFYKPIHKVKYWLFTTLDKLRKKLKK
- the trpA gene encoding tryptophan synthase subunit alpha; the protein is MTKLFIPYIMGDKDFIENAKILSENGADIIEIGVPFSDPVADGPVIMEAGQQAIKQGITIDYIFNQLEKHGNQIKCQYVLMTYYNIICHYGEQAFFERCRDTGVYGLIIPDLPYELSQRLKQQFSHYDVKIISLVAMTTDDERIKDIVSHAEGFIYTVTMNATTGQNGAFHPELKRKIESIKAIANVPVVAGFGIRTPQHVADIKEVADGIVIGSEIVKRFKANTREEIIEYLQSIKHALNN